A region from the Lolium perenne isolate Kyuss_39 chromosome 4, Kyuss_2.0, whole genome shotgun sequence genome encodes:
- the LOC127295715 gene encoding probable pectinesterase/pectinesterase inhibitor 21: MGKNTIIGASTVLVVAVVAAVCVVTFKEANNEKSNEELTTSVKSIKSFCQPVDYKEACEKTLQDTAGNASSTTELAKAIFKATSERIEQAVRESSVLNDLKNDPRTSGALKNCKEMLHYALDDLKTTFDELGGFEMTNFKRALDDLKTWLSSALTYQETCLDGFQDTTTPAAAKMRKALNVSQELTENILSIVDEFGDTIANLDIDLSMFSRRLLANDGAPGWMSETKRRLLKVTPTEPDFTPDVTVAADGSGDFKTINDALAKVPLKSAETYVMYVKAGKYKEYVSVARNVTNLVMIGDGATKTIISGKKNFMMNITTKDTATMEAIGNGFFMRGIGVENTAGAENHQAVALRVQSDQSAFFECQFDGYQDTLYTHTSRQYYRDCTITGTIDFIFGNAQVVFQNCLIQVRRCMDNQQNIITAQGRKEGHSAGGTVIHNCTIEPHPEFKDHTDKLRTFLGRPWKEHSRTLYIQSEIGDFIDPEGWLPWLGDFGLNTCFYAEVDNHGPGADMSRRATWRGVKSISYQQAQQKYTVERFIQGQLWISKFGVPFIPGLLPQTQGGRIH, from the coding sequence ATGGGCAAAAATACAATAATCGGCGCGTCGACCGTCCTGGTGGTGGCGGTCGTCGCCGCCGTTTGCGTGGTGACCTTCAAGGAGGCCAACAATGAGAAGTCCAACGAGGAGCTGACGACGTCGGTGAAATCGATCAAGTCCTTCTGCCAGCCCGTGGACTACAAGGAAGCCTGCGAGAAGACGCTGCAGGACACGGCCGGGAACGCGTCGAGCACGACGGAGCTGGCCAAGGCCATCTTCAAGGCCACCTCGGAGCGGATCGAGCAGGCGGTGCGCGAGTCCAGCGTGCTGAacgatctgaagaacgacccCCGCACGTCGGGCGCGCTCAAGAACTGCAAGGAGATGCTCCACTACGCCCTCGACGACCTCAAGACCACCTTCGACGAGCTGGGCGGCTTCGAGATGACCAACTTCAAGCGCGCCTTGGACGACCTCAAGACGTGGCTCAGCTCCGCGCTCACGTACCAGGAGACGTGCCTGGACGGCTTCCAGGACACcaccacgcccgccgccgcaaagATGCGCAAGGCGCTCAACGTCTCGCAGGAGCTCACCGAGAACATCCTGTCGATCGTGGACGAGTTCGGGGACACCATCGCCAACCTTGACATTGACCTCTCCATGTTCAGCCGCCGGCTGCTCGCGAACGACGGCGCGCCCGGGTGGATGTCAGAGACCAAGCGGAGGCTGCTGAAGGTGACTCCCACCGAGCCCGACTTCACGCCCGACGTGACCGTGGCGGCGGACGGCAGCGGAGACTTCAAGACCATCAACGACGCGCTGGCCAAGGTGCCGCTCAAGAGCGCCGAGACGTACGTGATGTACGTCAAGGCCGGCAAGTACAAGGAGTACGTCTCCGTGGCGCGCAACGTGACCAACCTGGTGATGATCGGAGACGGGGCAACCAAGACCATCATCTCCGGGAAGAAGAACTTCATGATGAACATCACCACCAAGGACACGGCCACCATGGAGGCGATCGGCAATGGCTTCTTCATGCGCGGCATCGGCGTGGAGAACACGGCGGGCGCCGAGAACCACCAGGCCGTGGCGCTGAGGGTGCAGAGCGATCAGTCGGCCTTCTTCGAGTGCCAGTTCGACGGGTACCAGGACACGCTGTACACGCACACCAGCCGGCAGTACTACCGCGACTGCACCATCACCGGCACCATCGACTTCATCTTCGGCAACGCGCAGGTGGTGTTCCAGAACTGCCTCATCCAGGTGCGCCGGTGCATGGACAACCAGCAGAACATCATCACGGCGCAGGGGCGCAAGGAGGGGCACTCAGCCGGTGGCACCGTCATCCACAACTGCACCATCGAGCCGCATCCGGAGTTCAAGGACCACACCGACAAGCTCCGCACCTTCCTGGGACGGCCGTGGAAGGAGCACTCCCGGACGCTCTACATCCAGTCCGAGATCGGCGACTTCATCGACCCGGAGGGGTGGCTGCCGTGGCTCGGCGACTTCGGGCTCAACACCTGCTTCTACGCCGAGGTCGACAACCACGGGCCGGGCGCCGACATGAGCAGGCGCGCCACATGGAGGGGCGTCAAGTCCATCAGCTACCAGCAGGCGCAGCAAAAGTACACCGTCGAGAGGTTCATCCAGGGGCAGCTCTGGATCTCCAAGTTCGGCGTGCCATTCATCCCGGGGTTGCTGCCGCAGACGCAGGGCGGCAGGATACACTGA